One segment of Colias croceus chromosome 15, ilColCroc2.1 DNA contains the following:
- the LOC123697749 gene encoding uncharacterized protein LOC123697749, with amino-acid sequence MDGGKLEALPPGLVHLDTVRALHQTVVSLRTALELSKSELKELKEKYKEHSRCLEHSDIIEKLTIENHILRRKIIDTDGYDSPQHLDLEVAHSPEKSFTKESYSDVLIKTATTENDTEEDQEGDPVAPQSDLITNKLEEIIEEPSVTSNQSDSEVAKDESQLRSEAEFVQDTDTVPNFKTKLELLSKFDVKIKVRTIKEGTVLSSTTSDTDSTVDEKKDTKTSTKEFEETREHFENIENIVNIKTVSSENIKMAVPSEAENKTDKFDVQVKITSEDSVVVKETIERVRKRDTYNLDVDNLSLRSMSEGDNSVFSECNPRERSGEADDKQDDNASGNESEEVDDIELIFTTDESKDMSNLQEDLVSIRETDHWTPGSGSTTHSTPVLIKFHTLDPDFQPGQKLTPIKSHENIRHQMNDPSLKVKRVSLPNDKEIKHAGYKGSLDLPGRGILKSFSNKSDNMLYRRSPNTSTRRLDSVDSLTGEYNRGMSLDNTKSSSFELGSSMDILHREASVDSFYRSSRFDHRFSVFAETDISKCGISEDDLVANINSRRNTCPNPYQYRPLPSRLGSRGQKPVSSRIRPILRESCGSRREGSAQTDMSALPQKWTSDGYLAYKMSPPPTSAAPTLPHRSSGARRLTVPDTPPVQRRSDEARRVLLSDIGFTSMVPELSRSAEPLWTLRRQQSSQDNRYSRGSYRSPSTSVDRSSEFTQTGYMQPSRESVWRGSLPDVRRDDTETLLHDSEVYLRRSIDNLRSTSLDLETPLDRTGQPYIPAEARQLRLGHAVKLITPQGRLAVGRVRYVGIAGGTAANSGIVVGAEFSITEYPGLPRNDGTYKGRRYFLTPPQNTAVFVPFSKVVMAWAN; translated from the exons ATGGACGGTGGGAAGTTGGAGGCACTGCCTCCTGGGTTGGTACACTTGGACACAGTAAGAGCTTTGCACCAGACTGTGGTATCCCTGCGGACTGCATTGGAATTGTCTAAAAGTGAACTCAAGGAATTGAAGGAAAAGTACAAAGAGCATTCACGGTGTTTAGAACACAGtgatattatagaaaagcTAACTATAGAAAATCATATTTTGAGAAGGAAAATCATTGATACTGATGGCTATGACAGTCCTCAGCATTTAGATTTGGAAGTTGCACATAGCCCTGAGAAGAGTTTCACAAAGGAGAGTTATAgtgatgttttaataaaaacagctACTACTGAAAATGATACAGAAGAGGACCAAGAAGGTGACCCTGTGGCACCCCAAAGTGATTTAATCACTAATAAGTTGGAAGAGATTATTGAAGAACCTTCTGTGACATCAAATCAATCAGACTCTGAAGTTGCTAAAGATGAATCCCAATTGAGATCTGAAGCTGAATTTGTACAAGACACAGATACTGTACCAAATTTTAAGACTAAGTTGGAACTGCTGTCGAAATTTGATGTGAAAATTAAAGTGAGAACTATAAAGGAAGGTACTGTACTTTCCAGTACAACATCAGACACAGATTCAACAGTGGACGAGAAAAAAGATACTAAAACTAGTACAAAAGAATTTGAAGAAACCAGAGAACATTTTGAGAATATTGAAAACatagttaatataaaaactgtatctagtgaaaatatcaaaatGGCCGTGCCAAGTGAAGCTGAGAACAAAACTGATAAGTTTGATGTGCAAGTGAAAATAACATCCGAGGACAGTGTTGTTGTTAAAGAAACTATAGAGAGAGTGCGGAAGAGGGACACTTATAACTTGGATGTGGATAATCTGAGTCTTAG GTCGATGTCAGAAGGTGACAATTCAGTGTTCTCGGAATGCAATCCAAGGGAACGGAGCGGGGAAGCAGACGACAAGCAAGACGATAATGCCAGTGGGAACGAGTCAGAGGAGGTGGACGATATAGAACTTATATTCACCACAGATGAGTCGAAAGATATGAGCAACTTACAG GAGGACCTGGTGTCTATACGAGAGACGGATCATTGGACTCCAGGGTCGGGCTCTACAACTCATTCGACACCAGTTCTTATCAAATTCCACACTCTGGACCCAGATTTCCAACCTGGCCAAAAACTAACTCCTATTAAAAGTCACGAAAACATTCGCCACCAAATGAACGACCCGTCTTTAAAAGTAAAACGGGTTTCTTTGCCCAAtgacaaagaaataaaacacgcTGGATACAAGGGAAGTCTGGATCTTCCTGGACGTGGAATTCTGAAGAGTTTCAGCAATAAGTCGGACAATATGCTGTATAGGAGAAGTCCTAACACAAGCACTAGGAGGTTGGACAGTGTGGATAGTTTGACCGGGGAATATAATCGAGGAATGAGCCTGGATAACACGAAGTCATCTAGTTTCGAGCTCGGATCCAGCATGGACATTTTGCATAGGGAAGCGAGTGTGGACAGCTTCTATAGATCCAGCAGATTTGATCACAGGTTCTCTGTGTTTGCTGAAACTGATATATCCAAATGCGGTATATCTGAAGATGACCTCGttgcaaatataaattcaaggaGGAATACGTGCCCCAATCCTTACCAGTATAG GCCACTACCATCTCGTCTAGGGTCCCGCGGTCAGAAGCCGGTATCGAGCCGGATTCGGCCAATACTACGTGAGAGCTGCGGTTCACGGCGAGAGGGTTCCGCACAGACAGACATGTCCGCTTTGCCACAAAAATGGACTTCTGATGGATATCTTGCTTATAAG ATGTCGCCACCGCCAACAAGCGCGGCGCCGACACTACCGCACCGCTCGAGCGGCGCGCGCCGACTGACTGTGCCCGACACACCGCCGGTACAACGCCGCTCTGATGAGGCGAGACGTGTGCTGCTCAGCGATATTG GTTTCACCTCGATGGTGCCAGAGTTATCTCGTTCAGCGGAACCGCTGTGGACTCTGCGGAGGCAGCAATCTTCTCAGGATAACag ATATTCCCGCGGTTCGTATCGCTCGCCCAGTACGAGTGTGGACAGAAGCTCGGAGTTTACTCAAACCGGCTATATGCAGCCGTCGAGAG AGAGCGTATGGCGCGGTTCCTTACCGGATGTTCGACGTGACGATACAGAGACATTGCTGCACGACTCGGAGGTTTACTTGCGTCGCTCTATCGACAATTTGCGCTCTACGTCCCTTGACT TGGAAACGCCATTAGACAGAACGGGACAGCCATACATCCCGGCTGAAGCGCGTCAATTGCGTTTGGGACACGCGGTCAAACTTATTACTCCACAGGGCAGATTGGCTGTGGGCAGAGTTCG ATACGTAGGCATAGCCGGGGGCACAGCAGCAAACAGTGGCATAGTGGTAGGAGCAGAGTTTTCCATCACAGAATATCCAGGGCTACCCCGGAACGACGGCACTTACAAGGGCAGGAGATATTTCCTCACCCCACCACAAAATACTGCAGTTTTTGTACCTTTCTCCAAAGTGGTTATGGCTTGGGCCAactaa
- the LOC123697750 gene encoding 5-methylcytosine rRNA methyltransferase NSUN4: MFTILKIYKNASLYPNTYLQIRLKSKTHWAKLKKKTGPKYKALNHFDDFYASVFGNKWEPMREALLRKSKYVAVVNNYGDAEETMEYLSNTGAHCLKNLMSIQQEFHKDYPTKDAKVEKQVQTNSAIDNFVSRLQSDEISQIYPQDGSMPEKLDFQEGKLESVEDVKKIKSEEPVENLDKAIENAEIDYSRYIEPSMGMTSDALYQYIPATKLKGMDDYVPESLHYSFYSSQGGEFPLAIEPETEFKFPEHLKIMTYERDSEMHRFPEPKRSQTGVLNYYPMDGASVLPTLALCLNPGDRVLDLCAAPGGKSLLALQTLLPDVLVCNDVSISRTNRLLNILRNYLIDYETGNKWQERVMITRKDGRNFTDDHGFDKVLVDVPCTTDRHSVMEDENNIFRADRVKERLRIPELQSQLLANALRLCKVGGAVVYSTCSLSPIQNDGVVHLALKQAFQMDGILAVVRDMSVPFSSLSSTLLLGTGKALPKYGQLVVPDVSANFGPAYVARLVRVK, from the exons ATGTTTACTATtctcaaaatttataaaaatgccTCCCTATATCCCAATacgtatttacaaataagGCTTAAATCAAAAACACATTGG gcaaagttaaaaaagaaaactgGTCCCAAATACAAAGCATTGAATCATTTCGACGACTTTTACGCGTCTGTTTTTGGAAATAAATGGGAACCTATGAGAGAGGCTCTCCTTCGCAAGTCCAAATATGTAGCTGTTGTTAATAACTATGGTGATGCTGAGGAAACCATggaatatttatcaaatacag GTGCTCACTGTCTTAAAAATCTTATGTCAATACAACAAGAGTTTCACAAAGATTATCCAACCAAAGATGCTAAAGTAGAAAAGCAAGTACAAACCAATAGTGCGATAGATAATTTTGTATCAAGACTTCAAAGTGACGAAATATCTCAGATTTACCCGCAAGATGGAAGTATGCCTGAAAAATTGGATTTTCAAGAGGGCAAATTGGAAAGTGTTGaagatgttaaaaaaataaaatctga gGAACCTGTTGAAAATCTTGataaagcaattgaaaatgcagaaattGATTACTCTCGATACATAGAACCAAGTATGGGAATGACATCAGATGCCTTGTACCAGTACATCCCGGCAACCAAACTGAAGGGAATGGACGATTATGTGCCTGAATCGTtgcattattcattttattcttCTC AGGGAGGAGAATTTCCACTAGCCATAGAGCCAGAAACAGAATTCAAATTTCCCGAACATCTAAAAATTATGACTTACGAAAGGGACAGTGAAATGCATAGATTCCCTGAACCAAAAAGATCACAAACAG gTGTACTCAACTACTATCCAATGGACGGAGCGAGTGTGCTACCAACACTAGCGCTATGCCTTAACCCCGGTGATCGAGTATTAGATTTGTGCGCAGCGCCGGGGGGCAAGTCATTACTTGCGCTACAAACACTACTACCTGATGTGCTTGTGTGTAACGACGTGTCTATATCGAGAACGAATAG ATTGCTGAACATACTACGGAACTATTTAATTGATTATGAAACTGGTAACAAATGGCAGGAACGAGTAATGATTACGCGAAAGGATGGAAGGAATTTCACAGATGATCATGGTTTTGACAAa GTATTAGTTGATGTTCCATGTACAACAGACAGACATTCAGTCATGGaagatgaaaataatatattcagggCCGACAGAGTTAAAGAAAGACTTAGAATACCTGAACTTCAGTCACAGTTGCTTGC AAATGCTCTTCGGCTATGCAAAGTTGGTGGTGCGGTAGTATACAGCACATGTTCACTCAGTCCCATACAAAACGATGGTGTCGTACATCTCGCGTTGAAGCAGGCCTTCCAGATGGACGGTATACTTGCTGTAGTGAG gGATATGTCAGTGCCGTTCAGTAGTCTAAGTAGCACCTTGCTACTTGGCACAGGAAAAGCGCTACCCAAGTACGGGCAATTAGTAGTTCCTGATGTATCCGCCAATTTCGGGCCTGCGTATGTCGCTAGACTTGTTAGAGTTAAATAG